The following are encoded in a window of Vigna unguiculata cultivar IT97K-499-35 chromosome 8, ASM411807v1, whole genome shotgun sequence genomic DNA:
- the LOC114195572 gene encoding transcription factor bHLH85-like gives MEPVGAFPDGEWDCFRRMFDHEHDFTQEFPLLLDGGDELNIVTQQANFCAAPEAAENELMFYSLDAHNNSNSSQYISQESSYSNSSNCSGDDTVFIANPGSSNYYFSYPDHMLANNACVYSLDEKHFAPFAPSLGNIATEESVKLYQELASDRLENSECNQMEPVVFPSKRKLDDVPAEGKINNRSENHKKKARVLKEVQGCMKNNTWSKKNEKHDSNREDAEERNAGSDGQSSSSYMSDDDNKENIGGANSESKSALNSNGKTRASRGSATDPQSLYARKRRERINERLRILQNLVPNGTKVDISTMLEEAVNYVKFLQLQIKLLSSDDLWMYAPLAYNGLDIGINLNLKNSLPL, from the exons ATGGAACCTGTTGGAGCTTTCCCTGATGGAGAATGGGATTGCTTTCGCAGGATGTTTGATCATGAGCATGATTTCACACAGGAATTTCCTCTTCTGCTTGATGGGGGCGATGAACTGAACATTGTGACACAGCAAGCCAATTTCTGTGCTGCTCCTGAAGCTGCTGAAAATGAGCTCATGTTTTATTCTTTAGATGCTCACAACAATTCAAATTCTTCACAGTATATTTCTCAGGAAAGTAGCTATAGTAACAGTAGCAATTGTAGTGGTGATGACACTGTGTTCATTGCCAATCCGGGTAGCTCaaactattattttagttacccTGATCACATGTTAGCAAATAATGCATGTGTATATTCCTTGGATGAGAAACATTTTGCCCCTTTTGCTCCGTCGCTTGGTAACATTGCAACCGAGGAGAGTGTGAAGCTGTATCAAGAATTGGCAAGTGACAGATTGGAGAATTCTGAATGCAATCAAATGGAACCTGTTGTTTTTCCCTCCAAGAGGAAGCTTGATGATGTCCCTGCTGAAGGTAAAATCAACAACAGATCAGAGAATCACAAGAAAAAAGCTCGTGTTTTAAAAGAA GTGCAAGGATGTATGAAGAACAACACATGGTCCAAGAAGAATGAGAAACATGACAGCAATAGGGAAGATGCAGAAGAGAGAAATGCAGGATCAGATGGACAAAGCTCTAGCAGTTACATGTCAGATGATGATAACAAGGAAAATATTGGAGGAGCTAATTCAGAATCTAAATCTGCTCTCAACTCAAATGGAAAAACAAGAGCAAGTAGGGGATCAGCAACAGATCCCCAGAGTCTGTATGCAAGG aaaagaagagagagaataaATGAACGATTAAGAATCCTACAGAATCTTGTCCCTAATGGAACTAAG GTTGATATAAGTACAATGCTTGAAGAGGCAGTGAATTATGTGAAATTTTTGCAGCTTCAAATCAAG CTTTTAAGCTCTGATGATCTATGGATGTATGCTCCACTTGCTTATAATGGACTTGACATTGGAATCAATCTGAACCTGAAGAACTCGCTACCACTCTGA
- the LOC114194013 gene encoding uncharacterized protein LOC114194013 has product MRGEHRGLVHCVVSQVLPSLAMASVEQPPKKRKLYEPLPEPPPSSPPSPPPPATEPTPPSPQTLPPPSQEEILAKRRNKDEIRSVFEGYKRIQRCLLQKDAPSAMADLEQSYLVLITSSRGCMSVQRIVADLIPRYACHCPTALEAAAKVVINMHNFSLALISRGEDSNGIAFETARACICGLADVCCVASSVAPTSAVIRGICSAVFQNVLTFFMALFEGKDVLHMIDKNFLNVQDNPEVFSELKQKVLEKDGSPLSKLSKFRVLCLLRIFFSCPKDLLAACLDLLGSATKEGTKNEGQHFLSQVTGMFDDDKTVHLLDNAISRPNSCTDSTGSGIRDDEAGEEIVIGDNNVSGVDSSVGKSCLLIRVLDKDPQLRKWMLCRCKKLLDLLPNASLEIMSILQGILGMFAQQTDLEDCQGDSDEDKSDSSTYINSKKYMVPRISEEHESIGESSGKGSNLRVYVGSTDGFTDKVSDKYVMAHSSAVSLDNAPALKVGLQYDNGVSKPMSIGVGEEGNMPNVRCSTPRDSVSHQVFSPAVRTPVNFRSNSFDGRNDFQNVEKNQVSSMNFSSPPLRSSSGSASNSLASPNHHFMSPTASTKGQIVWCCDGDPAAMDIVSASRLLWIGYVGPDVPESHIRFHLERFGPIEKFIFFPVKGFALVEYRRIIDAIKTRHCLPGCFPCRVKFMDVGLGTRGAMNGVAVGSSSHIYVGNIPSQWAKDEVMHETRKMIHKGPLAFIDLSCEFALLMEFETPEEATAVMLHLRQLRRERSNYNQHFGPAPGTVNVGIGHAYMDGARPVPPPPPPPPHLDLQVNNSAGSPHARTLPGSPADSSRTAISHLSNLLASLRSKYNINQNLGLNDNYMTGNNCPSMREEDMVPSSTLCITIPHCSSSMFLSDDELMSICNLAIGNAGSIVQLTQASTQMGCSWFVECNNIDGAVSTLKNLRGCPGLFFQIEFSKPGHQNTVPFSVKPENNPMELVSPRINSENHTSGIQSAPLPHSNWHFPGSREMSEVGARKPDGYDNLSQDPHQGGNVPPSHSGAHGPSIPPVQQIQSSTFSHPVYAPPNGPWDHRGINNHFPVSQFNTGVMPNNFHGNAVVSPFIPASVTPLAQIQGTPMHPYNQQVPPSIVPPPLSSLPPPQPEMPPPLPPSPPPLPQVQPPLVPPLPSSPPPPPPPPLPVQEPVNIECPEQSLQYQWQGNLCKSGVNYCTIYACKADSAICRYSNAIPEPAEWPTKLDMTKRTDLRHVKSTFAATPSHRREVCRLIPSSTTDHKRFQDFISYLKQRDCAGVIKIPASKSIWARLLFILPHTLETCSLLSIAPDPSDCLIALVLPKETNFEWI; this is encoded by the exons atgcgAGGAGAGCACAGGGGACTCGTGCACTGCGTCGTGAGTCAAGTCCTGCCGTCACTAGCCATGGCCTCGGTGGAGCAGCCTCCTAAGAAGCGGAAGCTCTATGAGCCTTTACCGGAACCGCCACCGTCTTCGCCTCCGTCACCGCCGCCTCCTGCAACCGAACCGACCCCTCCCTCTCCGCAAACCCTACCCCCGCCGTCCCAGGAAGAGATTCTCGCGAAGCGGCGGAACAAGGACGAAATTCGAAGCGTCTTCGAAGGTTACAAGCGGATTCAGCGTTGCTTGCTTCAGAAAGACGCTCCTTCCGCCATGGCAGACCTTGAACAGAGTTATCTCGTGCTCATAACTTCTTCCAGAG GTTGTATGAGTGTACAAAGAATTGTGGCCGATCTTATTCCTCGATATGCATGTCACTGTCCAACAGCCTTGGAAGCTGCAGCTAAAGTTGTTATTAATATGCACAACTTTAGTCTGGCATTGATTAGTAGAGGAGAGGATTCCAACGGTATTGCATTTGAAACTGCTAGAGCCTGTATTTGTGGCCTAGCTGATGTCTGCTGCGTTGCTTCATCAGTGGCACCAACATCAGCTGTAATTAGAGGAATTTGCTCGGCAGTTTTTCAGAATGTGCTCACCTTTTTTATGGCCTTATTTGAAGGAAAGGATGTCTTACATATGATTGACAAGAATTTCCTGAATGTGCAAGATAACCCCGAGGTCTTTTCTGAGTTGAAACAAAAGGTTTTAGAGAAGGATGGATCTCCATTGTCTAAACTGTCCAAATTTCGAGTATTATGTCTACTTCGGATTTTTTTCTCGTGTCCAAAAGATTTGCTTGCAGCTTGTTTGGATCTCTTAGGTTCTGCCACAAAAGAGGGAACTAAGAATGAAGGACAGCATTTTTTGAGCCAGGTGACTGGCAtgtttgatgatgataaaacaGTTCACCTTTTGGATAACGCAATTAGTAGACCTAATTCGTGTACAGATTCTACTGGGTCAGGAATCAGAGATGATGAGGCTGGTGAGGAAATTGTGATCGGAGACAACAATGTTTCTGGTGTTGATTCATCCGTTGGCAAGAGCTGTTTGCTTATACGG GTTCTTGACAAGGATCCCCAACTCCGGAAATGGATGTTGTGTAGATGTAAGAAGTTACTTGACTTGCTCCCAAATGCATCACTGGAAATTATGTCAATACTGCAAGGAATTCTTGGAATGTTTGCTCAACAAACAGATTTGGAAGACTGTCAAGGAGATAGTGATGAAGATAAATCTGATTCTTCTACTTACATTAATAGTAAGAAGTACATGGTTCCTAGAATCTCTGAGGAACATGAAAGCATTGGTGAATCATCTGGAAAAGGCAGCAATTTGAGAGTTTATGTCGGTTCTACTGATGGTTTTACTGATAAGGTTTCTGATAAATATGTGATGGCTCATAGCTCTGCAGTTTCTCTTGACAATGCTCCAGCATTAAAAGTGGGTTTGCAGTATGATAATGGAGTCTCAAAGCCCATGAGCATTGGGGTGGGGGAAGAAGGAAATATGCCAAATGTTAGATGTTCCACACCTAGGGACTCAGTAAGCCATCAAGTATTTTCACCAGCAGTTAGAACACCAGTAAATTTTAGGAGTAATTCATTTGACGGTAGAAATGACTTCCAGAATGTAGAGAAAAATCAAGTCTCAAGTATGAATTTCAGTTCACCTCCGTTGAGATCCTCTAGTGGTTCTGCTAGTAATTCTTTGGCATCTCCTAATCATCATTTTATGTCACCAACTGCTTCAACAAAAGGTCAAATTGTGTGGTGCTGTGATGGGGATCCCGCTGCCATGGATATTGTCTCTGCTTCTAGGCTGCTATGGATAGGTTATGTGGGACCTGATGTGCCCGAAAGTCATATTAGGTTTCACCTAGAAAGATTTGGTcctattgaaaaatttattttcttcccaGTCAAAGGGTTTGCCTTAGTCGAGTACAGAAGGATCATTGATGCAATAAAAACTCGACACTGTTTACCTGGATGTTTCCCTTGCCGTGTAAAGTTCATGGATGTTGGGCTTGGAACTAGGGGTGCAATGAATGGTGTTGCAGTTGGCTCTAGTTCTCATATTTATGTTGGAAATATTCCCAGTCAATGGGCCAAGGATGAGGTCATGCATGAAACAAGAAAAATGATACACAAGGGTCCTCTTGCATTCATTGATCTTAGCTGTGAGTTTGCATTACTCATGGAATTTGAAACGCCTGAAGAAGCTACAGCTGTCATGTTGCATCTGAGACAACTGCGAAGAGAAAGAAGTAACTACAATCAGCATTTTGGTCCAGCTCCAGGAACAGTTAATGTTGGAATTGGGCATGCTTATATGGATGGTGCAAGACCTGTACCTCCCCCTCCCCCTCCCCCTCCCCATCTTGACCTTCAAGTTAACAATTCTGCTGGATCACCACATGCTCGAACTCTACCAGGGAGCCCCGCAGATAGCAGTCGAACGGCGATATCTCACTTGTCCAACTTACTTGCTTCATTGCGCTCAAAGTATAATATTAATCAAAACCTAGGTCTCAATGATAATTATATGACTGGCAATAATTGTCCTTCCATGCGAGAAGAAGATATGGTGCCATCCAGCACTCTGTGCATAACTATTCCACATTGTAGTAGCTCTATGTTCCTTTCAGATGATGAGTTAATGTCCATTTGCAATCTTGCCATTGGAAACGCTGGATCCATTGTGCAGTTGACACAAGCAAGCACACAGATGGGGTGCAGTTGGTTTGTCGAATGCAATAATATTGATGGAGCAGTTTCTACTCTAAAGAATCTCCGTGGTTGTCCTGGATTGTTCTTTCAGATAGAATTCAG CAAACCTGGACATCAGAACACTGTACCGTTTTCAGTTAAACCCGAGAACAATCCTATGGAGCTTGTGTCCCCCAGAATAAATTCTGAAAATCATACTAGTGGAATACAGAGTGCACCTCTGCCTCATTCAAACTGGCACTTTCCTGGTTCTAGGGAGATGTCAGAGGTTGGGGCAAGGAAACCTGACGGTTATGATAATTTGTCTCAGGATCCTCATCAAGGAG GTAATGTTCCACCTTCACATTCTGGAGCACATGGACCTTCCATCCCACCAGTGCAGCAAATTCAGTCATCTACGTTTTCTCACCCTGTTTATGCTCCTCCAAATGGTCCATGGGATCATCGGGGAATTAATAATCATTTTCCAGTCAGCCAGTTCAACACAGGAGTAATGCCAAATAATTTTCATGGTAATGCTGTTGTAAGTCCTTTTATTCCTGCTTCAGTGACTCCACTTGCTCAGATACAAGGAACTCCAATGCATCCCTATAACCAGCAGGTGCCTCCATCAATTGTACCACCACCTTTATCATCCTTACCACCTCCTCAGCCTGAAATGCCACCTCCACTTCCTCCTTCTCCACCACCTTTACCCCAGGTTCAGCCTCCCTTGGTTCCTCCACTGCCTAGTTCTCCTCCTCCCCCTCCTCCTCCGCCACTGCCTGTCCAAGAACCAGTCAATATAGAATGTCCAGAGCAGTCTTTGCAGTATCAATGGCAGGGGAATCTATGTAAAAGTGGGGTCAATTACTGTACAATTTATGCGTGCAAGGCAGATTCAGCTATTTGCCGATACTCAAATGCCATACCCGAGCCTGCTGA GTGGCCCACAAAATTAGACATGACAAAACGCACGGATCTTCGACATGTAAAATCAACATTTGCTGCTACACCATCTCATAGA